The following are from one region of the Lepeophtheirus salmonis chromosome 8, UVic_Lsal_1.4, whole genome shotgun sequence genome:
- the LOC121122628 gene encoding LOW QUALITY PROTEIN: general transcription factor IIF subunit 2-like (The sequence of the model RefSeq protein was modified relative to this genomic sequence to represent the inferred CDS: inserted 1 base in 1 codon), with protein sequence MSSNPPTKISDKDLFTENRKRGVWLVKVPKYIADRWEKAPENEEVGKLRIVKRPRAKPDVSFSLDDKIIAKREGESGSKSTTNQAIPKQHKFIVSNVMAQTLGVFSRLTSNSEGPDRVSLEGRVVKKAECRPISDKTYMSVKREAILKAIEPTRQTVQLDRAVNHYKPISNHAANIEHARRKKEEGKRXRDDKEKVMERLFALFEKHQYYNIKDLVRETRQPITHLKEVLKEVCNYNLKNPHKNMWELKPEYRHYKVDEEKQKKGDDSSSDDE encoded by the exons ATGTCTTCAAATCCTCCAACTAAAATATCTGACAAGGATCTATTTACTGAGAATCGTAAAAGAGGAGTATGGCTCGTCAAAGTTCCAAAATACATAGCTGATCGATGGGAAAAGGCCCCTGAAAATGAGGAAGTTGGAAAATTGAGGATTGTGAAGCGTCCTCGAGCAAAACCCGATGTTTCATTCAGTTTGGACGATAAAATCATCGCAAAGAGGGAAGGAGAGAGTGGCTCCAAGTCAACTACGAATCAAGCCATTCCGAAGCAACATAAGTTTATTGTCTCTAATGTGATGGCACAAACACTTGGAGTTTTTTCCCGGCTCACCTCCAATTCAG AGGGCCCTGACCGCGTATCCCTTGAAGGCCGTGTTGTGAAAAAGGCGGAATGTCGTCCAATATCAGATAAAACCTACATGAGTGTGAAGAGAGAAGCAATTCTTAAGGCCATTGAGCCTACCAGACAGACTGTCCAACTTGACCGTGCTGTCAACCATTATAAACCCATATCTAATCATGCAGCCAATATCGAACACGCACGTCGCAAAAAGGAAGAGGGCAAAA GTAGGGACGATAAAGAAAAAGTCATGGAGAGACTTTTTGCTCTATTCGAAAAGCatcaatattacaatattaaagatCTTGTTAGAGAAACTCGTCAGCCCATTACACATCTTAAAGAAGTCCTGAAAGAAGTCTGTAATTATAATCTTAAGAATCCACATAAAAATATGTGGGAATTAAAGCCTGAATATAGACATTACAAAGTGGATGAAGAAAAACAGAAGAAGGGAGATGATTCTTCTTCTGATGATGAATAA
- the LOC121122627 gene encoding CUE domain-containing protein 1-like: protein MFPEMDSEVIEAVLRAHGGEVDATIDHLLAMNTSETEKSLPKAKEPPMEDLIQLGPSLNIQETILDPLKIEKDSCSKAVLAYSHPERASDEDNTQTKVSVVPTPQMLQNRYEENLRNRERVRTTGIVNEPSLSQYLEDERVALMLQNEEFMAELRRDHEFISALENENASPATLTSSSTNSYSLSPKTSKLSMDEAIFREKLKNMGKTSKKVFSISFNV, encoded by the exons ATGTTCCCGGAAATGGATTCAGAAGTGATAGAAGCCGTTCTTCGAGCTCATGGAGGAGAAGTGGATGCAACAATTGATCATTTATTAGCGATGAACACTTCAGAAACGGAGAAGTCCCTTCCAAAGGCAAAAGAGCCTCCAATGGAAGATCTCATTCAACTTGGCCCTTCCTTAAATATTCAAGAAACCATATTAGATCCTCTTAAG ATTGAGAAGGATTCTTGTTCAAAAGCAGTTCTAGCTTACAGCCATCCTGAAAGAGCCTCAGATGAAGACAACACTCAGACAAAAGTGAGTGTTGTTCCTACTCCTCAAATGTTACAAAATCGCTATGAAGAGAATCTACGAAATCGAGAGCGTGTGCGCACTACGGGTATTGTGAATGAACCCTCTCTTTCACAATACTTGGAGGATGAAAGAGTGGCACTCATGCTCCAAAATGAAGAATTCATGGCAGAACTTAGAAGAGATCATGAGTTCATATCTGCGCTAGAAAATGAAAACGCTTCACCCGCAACGCTAACATCCTCCTCCACAAACTCGTATTCTTTATCGCCCAAAACATCTAAATTATCCATGGATGAAGCCATATTTAGAGAAAAGTTAAAGAATATGGGGAAGACGTCTAAAAAAGTTTTCTCAATTAGCTTCAATGTTtag
- the LOC121122629 gene encoding large ribosomal subunit protein mL41, which translates to MAFRPFIQKTYLSTSSVQHQRLSEFDYKKIFLGRLKLGNKRHLPIHKSKLFKKFEGKPELNHPTTNYGCRSTGIRHEIGWEYIPEMRPELVVPDLTDFKLKPYVSYRAKNVVQEELTPKDLFNAVYGSKIVNDFKSDKLNEDGSSLEPSSYEKMTIHEAYVAAKKTGSDIYQGGEAQDPRFKLKYKRF; encoded by the coding sequence aTGGCTTTCCGCCCCTTCATTCAAAAGACTTATTTATCAACTTCCTCTGTACAACACCAGCGTTTGAGTGAATTCGATTACAAGAAAATCTTCTTAGGAAGGCTTAAACTCGGAAATAAACGTCATTTGCCCATACACAAAAGTAAACTCTTCAAGAAATTCGAGGGCAAGCCTGAACTTAATCACCCCACAACGAACTACGGTTGTAGGAGTACTGGAATTCGTCACGAAATTGGTTGGGAATATATTCCTGAAATGAGGCCAGAACTCGTAGTACCTGACTTGACGGATTTCAAGCTTAAACCCTATGTTTCATACCGTGCTAAGAATGTTGTTCAAGAAGAGCTCACTCCCAAAGATTTATTTAACGCCGTATATGGTAGCAAAATTGTAAATGACTTTAAATCGGACAAGTTAAATGAGGACGGAAGTTCACTTGAACCAAGTTCATACGAAAAAATGACTATTCATGAAGCATATGTTGCTGCCAAAAAGACTGGTTCAGATATATATCAAGGAGGAGAGGCTCAGGATCCGCGGTTTAAGCTAAAGTATAAGAGAttctag